A DNA window from Methanothermobacter sp. contains the following coding sequences:
- the rplV gene encoding 50S ribosomal protein L22, with product MAKVKYAYKEEDRSKTARASATHLKISPKHAVEICREIRGMELEKAKRYLEEVIRMERPVAFKRYNRKVGHRRGLNGWASGRFPVKAAGQILKVLENAEANAEYKGLDTEKLRIVHISSHRGPVIRGWIPRAFGRATPFNTPTTHVQIVLGEA from the coding sequence ATGGCTAAGGTTAAATACGCTTATAAAGAGGAAGACAGGTCAAAAACAGCCAGGGCTTCAGCGACTCACCTCAAGATTTCACCAAAGCACGCTGTGGAGATATGCAGGGAGATCCGGGGAATGGAACTCGAGAAGGCCAAAAGATACCTTGAAGAGGTTATCAGGATGGAGAGGCCGGTGGCATTCAAGAGATACAACCGGAAGGTCGGCCACAGGAGGGGCCTCAATGGATGGGCCAGCGGCCGTTTCCCTGTTAAGGCAGCAGGTCAGATACTGAAGGTCCTTGAAAATGCCGAGGCCAATGCAGAGTACAAGGGACTCGACACCGAGAAACTCAGGATAGTCCACATATCCAGTCACCGCGGGCCAGTTATAAGGGGCTGGATTCCAAGGGCCTTTGGAAGGGCTACACCATTCAACACACCAACAACACACGTTCAGATAGTTCTGGGGGAGGCATAG
- a CDS encoding 30S ribosomal protein S4e, with amino-acid sequence MAIMASRKHLKRFRSPSHWPIHPKEYKWTVKPSPGPHAIEASLPLMIIVRDILGVADNAREARKIINSGEVLVDGRPRKNYKFPVGFMDVVSIPRTGEVYRVLPDERGRLVLHPIGEENAGFKLCKIVNKTTIRGGKTQLNLHDGRNYLSEDEFRVGDVVKLAVPEQEILERIPFEKGSLGLVTGGRHTGEIGRIKKINITRSSMPNTAVIETEAGKTFLTLKDYVFVIGKDDSVISLPGGK; translated from the coding sequence ATGGCGATAATGGCATCAAGAAAGCACCTTAAACGTTTCAGATCACCAAGTCACTGGCCCATTCATCCCAAGGAATACAAGTGGACCGTAAAGCCATCCCCGGGTCCCCATGCAATTGAGGCATCATTACCTCTGATGATCATTGTAAGGGACATCCTTGGGGTTGCAGACAATGCAAGGGAAGCCAGGAAGATCATAAACAGCGGCGAGGTCCTGGTTGACGGAAGGCCAAGGAAGAACTACAAATTCCCTGTTGGTTTCATGGACGTTGTGAGCATACCCCGCACAGGTGAGGTCTACAGGGTTCTCCCTGATGAAAGGGGAAGGCTGGTCTTACACCCCATTGGTGAGGAGAACGCGGGCTTCAAGCTCTGCAAGATAGTTAACAAGACAACCATCAGGGGTGGAAAAACCCAGCTCAACCTCCACGACGGCCGCAACTACCTCTCAGAGGACGAGTTCCGCGTGGGGGATGTTGTGAAGCTGGCGGTGCCTGAACAGGAAATCCTTGAGAGGATACCCTTTGAGAAGGGCAGCCTTGGCCTTGTAACAGGGGGCCGCCACACAGGTGAAATTGGAAGAATCAAGAAGATAAACATAACCAGATCATCAATGCCAAACACAGCGGTCATTGAGACCGAAGCAGGGAAGACATTCCTCACACTCAAGGATTACGTGTTTGTCATTGGAAAGGACGATTCAGTGATCTCACTTCCAGGAGGTAAATAG
- a CDS encoding 30S ribosomal protein S3, translating to MIEKDFVVEGLRRTRIDEYLEKELERAGYGGMDVQVTPMGTMVVVYAERPGMVIGRGGKTVRAITQKLKTKFNLENPQVEVKEVDVPELNPRIMAHKIAAMLQRGMHFRRVAYTTMRRIMAAGAQGVEVTISGKIRGARSATAKFTDGYIKKCGEPSTKHVKEGFATVQLKPGVLGVYVRIMPPEVVLPDKVEIEAPKVTETPSEEPAEQVEAVEEIEDLEEVEDLEEIEEIEDLEEIEEIEDLEEVEDLEEDLESAEETEKEDTDGEESEK from the coding sequence TTGATAGAGAAAGATTTTGTCGTTGAAGGGCTCAGAAGGACGAGGATAGACGAATACCTTGAAAAGGAACTTGAAAGGGCAGGCTACGGTGGCATGGATGTTCAGGTCACCCCTATGGGTACAATGGTTGTCGTCTACGCTGAAAGGCCAGGTATGGTAATTGGACGTGGCGGTAAGACGGTGAGGGCAATTACCCAGAAACTCAAAACCAAGTTCAACCTTGAAAACCCCCAGGTTGAGGTCAAGGAGGTTGATGTGCCTGAACTCAACCCCCGCATAATGGCCCACAAGATAGCTGCCATGCTCCAGAGGGGCATGCACTTCAGGAGGGTTGCATACACCACAATGAGGAGGATCATGGCTGCAGGTGCCCAGGGTGTTGAGGTTACCATCTCAGGTAAGATAAGGGGTGCCCGTTCAGCCACAGCCAAATTCACAGACGGCTACATAAAGAAGTGCGGCGAACCCTCAACCAAACACGTCAAGGAAGGATTCGCAACAGTGCAGCTCAAACCAGGTGTTCTGGGAGTATACGTCCGCATAATGCCTCCTGAGGTTGTACTTCCAGACAAGGTTGAAATAGAGGCTCCTAAAGTAACTGAAACTCCCTCAGAAGAACCTGCAGAACAGGTTGAAGCCGTTGAGGAGATCGAGGATCTTGAAGAGGTCGAGGATCTCGAGGAGATAGAGGAGATCGAGGATCTCGAGGAGATAGAGGAGATCGAGGATCTTGAAGAGGTCGAGGATCTCGAGGAAGACCTTGAATCAGCTGAAGAAACAGAGAAAGAGGACACAGATGGTGAAGAATCTGAAAAGTAA
- a CDS encoding 30S ribosomal protein S14 — protein MIVLPRKYGKASRKCSRCGDHSALVRRYGLMLCRQCFRELAPKIGFKKYN, from the coding sequence GTGATTGTTTTGCCAAGGAAATATGGAAAGGCATCAAGGAAATGCTCAAGATGCGGGGATCACTCTGCCCTGGTCAGAAGATATGGATTAATGCTCTGCAGGCAGTGCTTCAGGGAACTCGCACCTAAAATCGGGTTTAAAAAGTACAACTGA
- a CDS encoding 50S ribosomal protein L19e encodes MNLTTQKRLAADILKVGVNRIWIDPERIDEVSRAITRDGVKQLIKDGAIKAKPKKGISSYRSKKIAQQKKKGRRRGPGSIKGAKGARKPRKEEWMTTIRALRKDLREMRDNREINKSTYRKLYKMAKGGAFKSKSYMKTYARDHDMLR; translated from the coding sequence ATGAATCTTACTACTCAGAAAAGATTAGCTGCAGACATACTGAAAGTAGGGGTTAACAGGATATGGATTGACCCTGAGAGGATCGACGAGGTCTCAAGGGCAATAACCAGGGACGGTGTAAAGCAGCTAATAAAGGACGGCGCAATAAAGGCTAAACCAAAAAAGGGCATAAGCAGTTACAGGTCAAAAAAGATAGCCCAGCAGAAAAAGAAGGGAAGAAGAAGAGGACCTGGAAGCATAAAAGGTGCTAAGGGCGCCAGAAAACCAAGGAAAGAGGAATGGATGACCACGATAAGGGCTCTGAGGAAGGACCTCAGGGAGATGAGGGACAACCGCGAAATAAACAAGAGCACCTATCGTAAACTCTACAAGATGGCAAAGGGCGGAGCCTTCAAGAGCAAATCTTACATGAAAACCTATGCCCGGGACCACGACATGCTCAGGTAG
- a CDS encoding 50S ribosomal protein L6 → MVLAAMIREEIPIPEDVNITIDGEVKVKGPKGELSRKFNHSEISMAVEDDKVVLEVKFPKKKDKAMIGTVKAHINNMIRGVTEGFTYRMKIVYAHFPMSVKVAGDKVLIENFLGERHPRTARIVGDTKVQVKGDEVEVTGINKEHVGQTMANLEQATKIKGRDPRVFQDGIYLVSKE, encoded by the coding sequence ATGGTTCTAGCAGCTATGATCCGGGAAGAAATACCCATCCCTGAGGATGTTAACATCACCATTGATGGTGAAGTTAAGGTTAAGGGCCCAAAGGGTGAACTCTCCCGAAAATTTAACCACTCAGAGATATCAATGGCCGTTGAGGACGATAAGGTGGTCCTTGAGGTTAAATTCCCAAAGAAAAAGGACAAGGCAATGATAGGGACAGTTAAAGCCCATATAAACAACATGATAAGGGGCGTCACCGAGGGCTTCACCTACCGCATGAAGATAGTATATGCCCACTTTCCAATGAGTGTGAAGGTGGCAGGGGATAAGGTTTTAATAGAGAACTTCCTCGGGGAACGCCACCCAAGGACTGCAAGGATAGTGGGAGATACAAAGGTCCAGGTCAAGGGCGACGAGGTTGAAGTAACAGGCATCAACAAGGAACACGTGGGACAGACAATGGCGAACCTTGAACAGGCCACCAAGATTAAGGGAAGGGACCCAAGGGTTTTCCAGGACGGCATATACCTTGTGAGCAAGGAGTAG
- the rpmC gene encoding 50S ribosomal protein L29: MAILRSEEIREMDREELQKKLDELKAEYARYISKSAAAGIHENPGKMREIRRTIARVLTIMNEK; the protein is encoded by the coding sequence ATGGCGATACTTAGGAGCGAAGAGATAAGGGAAATGGATAGGGAGGAACTCCAGAAGAAGCTGGATGAACTCAAGGCAGAATACGCCAGATACATTTCCAAGAGCGCTGCTGCCGGGATCCATGAAAACCCCGGCAAGATGAGGGAAATCCGAAGAACAATAGCCCGTGTTCTCACCATCATGAATGAAAAATAG
- the rpsE gene encoding 30S ribosomal protein S5: MNFNMEEWEPRTNLGRLVKEGVITSIDEIFEEGHPIMELEIIDALLPDLEEEVIDVNLVQRMHKSGRKVNFRVIVAVGNKDGYVGLGQGKAREVGPAIRKAVDDAKFNIIKVRRGCGDWGCVCGREHTVPFKVSGKSGSVRVTLIPAPGGVGLAIGDVGKTIMRLAGIDDVWSHTRGQTQTTVNFARATFDALKQLSKVKASEKDLKNLGVCST, encoded by the coding sequence ATGAACTTCAACATGGAGGAATGGGAGCCAAGGACCAACCTTGGACGCCTTGTGAAGGAGGGTGTCATAACAAGTATTGACGAGATCTTTGAAGAGGGACACCCAATAATGGAACTTGAGATAATCGATGCACTGCTTCCCGACCTCGAGGAGGAGGTCATCGACGTTAACCTTGTCCAGAGGATGCACAAATCAGGAAGGAAGGTCAACTTCAGGGTCATAGTTGCAGTGGGCAACAAGGACGGATACGTTGGACTCGGACAGGGCAAGGCCAGAGAGGTTGGACCTGCAATCAGGAAGGCAGTTGACGATGCAAAATTCAACATTATAAAGGTCAGGAGAGGCTGCGGTGACTGGGGATGTGTCTGTGGAAGGGAACACACGGTACCCTTCAAGGTCTCAGGTAAGAGTGGAAGTGTCCGCGTCACCCTCATACCAGCACCGGGTGGTGTTGGACTTGCAATAGGTGACGTTGGCAAGACCATAATGAGGCTTGCAGGTATAGATGATGTCTGGTCACATACCCGTGGACAGACACAGACCACAGTCAACTTTGCCAGGGCAACCTTCGATGCCCTAAAACAGCTGAGCAAGGTAAAGGCAAGCGA
- a CDS encoding 50S ribosomal protein L14, translating to MKAIASKVTRALPVGARLQCVDNTGAREVEIISVRGYKGVRRRLAAAGVGDMVVVSVKKGTVDMRREVLNAVVVRQKKEYRRPDGLRVKFEDNAAVIVSPEGVLKGSEIRGPVAKEAADRWPSVGSAASIIV from the coding sequence ATGAAGGCAATAGCATCCAAGGTTACAAGGGCTTTACCTGTAGGGGCCAGACTCCAGTGTGTTGACAACACAGGCGCAAGGGAAGTTGAGATAATCTCTGTCAGAGGATACAAGGGTGTTCGCAGGAGGCTCGCAGCAGCCGGTGTTGGCGACATGGTCGTGGTCTCTGTGAAGAAGGGAACAGTGGACATGAGGAGGGAAGTCCTCAACGCTGTTGTTGTGAGACAGAAAAAGGAATACAGAAGACCTGACGGATTGAGGGTGAAATTCGAGGATAACGCTGCAGTTATAGTGAGCCCGGAGGGAGTCCTCAAGGGTTCAGAGATAAGGGGTCCCGTTGCAAAGGAAGCAGCAGACAGGTGGCCCAGTGTGGGAAGTGCAGCCAGCATAATAGTATAG
- a CDS encoding 50S ribosomal protein L5: MNPMEEVRIFKVTLNIGVGEGGERLARAERLLEEMTGQKPVRTHSKVTNPEFGIRKKQPIACKVTLRGERAEKVLRMFLEGIGNRLKASQFDEYGNVSMGIEEHIDIPGMKYDPEIGIFGMNLSVTFEKPGHRISRRRIQRKKVPEKHRVSREEAIDFMKEKFQVKIV, encoded by the coding sequence ATGAACCCCATGGAGGAAGTAAGGATATTCAAGGTCACCCTTAACATAGGTGTCGGTGAAGGGGGTGAAAGGCTTGCAAGGGCTGAAAGGCTTCTTGAGGAGATGACAGGCCAGAAGCCTGTGAGGACCCACTCAAAGGTCACAAACCCCGAGTTTGGTATAAGGAAAAAGCAGCCCATAGCATGCAAGGTCACCCTCCGAGGTGAAAGGGCCGAAAAGGTACTCAGAATGTTCCTTGAGGGAATAGGGAACAGATTGAAGGCCAGCCAGTTTGATGAATACGGTAACGTTTCAATGGGTATCGAGGAACACATCGACATACCTGGAATGAAGTACGACCCTGAGATAGGGATATTCGGTATGAACCTTTCTGTAACCTTTGAGAAGCCAGGTCACAGGATAAGCAGACGAAGGATACAGCGCAAAAAGGTTCCTGAAAAGCACAGGGTCAGCCGTGAAGAGGCAATCGACTTCATGAAGGAAAAATTCCAGGTTAAAATAGTCTGA
- the yciH gene encoding stress response translation initiation inhibitor YciH, translated as MKICDVCGLPEELCVCEEIAREVQTLKVYTVRRRFGKVMTIIEGIDEHDIDIKELTKILKARCACGGTAKKGQIELQGDHKKKVKEVLADMGFSSDTIEIR; from the coding sequence ATGAAAATCTGCGATGTTTGCGGTCTTCCGGAGGAACTTTGCGTCTGTGAGGAAATAGCACGCGAAGTTCAGACATTAAAGGTATACACAGTGAGGCGAAGATTCGGTAAAGTGATGACCATCATAGAGGGCATCGATGAACACGATATAGACATAAAGGAGCTCACAAAGATACTGAAGGCAAGATGTGCCTGTGGAGGTACTGCCAAGAAAGGCCAGATAGAACTTCAGGGGGACCATAAGAAGAAGGTCAAGGAAGTTCTAGCGGATATGGGCTTTTCATCAGACACGATAGAGATAAGGTAG
- the rnp1 gene encoding ribonuclease P protein component 1, giving the protein MITPRNIFRHELIGLSVRIARSVHRDIQGISGRVVDETRNTLKIELEDGREITVPKGIAVFHFRTPEGEVVEIDGGALVARPEERIKKKFRKP; this is encoded by the coding sequence TTGATAACCCCCCGTAACATTTTCAGACATGAGCTTATTGGCCTTTCTGTGAGAATAGCCAGGAGTGTTCACAGGGACATTCAGGGAATATCGGGAAGAGTCGTGGATGAAACCAGGAACACCCTTAAAATTGAACTGGAGGATGGCAGGGAGATAACGGTTCCAAAGGGAATAGCCGTCTTCCATTTCAGAACACCAGAGGGTGAAGTGGTTGAGATTGATGGTGGAGCTCTGGTAGCTCGTCCTGAGGAGAGAATAAAGAAGAAATTTAGAAAACCATAG
- a CDS encoding 50S ribosomal protein L18, which yields MAHGPRYKMAFRRRREGKTDYRARYKMVETGKSRLVVRITTYHVIAQIINVGMDGDETLVSAHSKQLQKMGWLGGTSNTAAAYLTGYLCGKRALKAGIEEAVLDIGLRPAIRGSKVFAALKGAVDAGLKVPHGESVLPDESRIRGEHIKEYAESLDEEERKKRFSRYLERGLSPEDLPEHFEEIKNRIDEEV from the coding sequence TTGGCACATGGACCGAGATACAAGATGGCATTTAGAAGACGAAGGGAAGGTAAAACTGATTACCGGGCCCGCTATAAGATGGTGGAAACAGGCAAATCCAGGCTTGTTGTCAGAATAACCACATATCATGTTATTGCACAGATAATCAACGTGGGAATGGATGGGGACGAAACACTGGTCTCAGCCCACTCAAAGCAGCTCCAGAAAATGGGATGGCTTGGAGGCACAAGCAATACAGCAGCAGCATACCTGACAGGATACCTCTGCGGTAAAAGGGCTCTGAAGGCAGGTATAGAGGAAGCCGTCCTTGACATAGGACTCAGACCTGCCATAAGGGGTTCAAAGGTATTCGCAGCACTTAAAGGGGCTGTTGACGCAGGGCTCAAAGTACCGCACGGTGAATCAGTACTTCCCGACGAATCAAGGATAAGGGGCGAACACATAAAGGAATATGCAGAATCCCTTGACGAGGAAGAACGCAAAAAGAGGTTTTCAAGGTACCTTGAAAGGGGTCTTTCCCCTGAGGACCTGCCTGAACACTTTGAAGAAATAAAAAACAGGATAGATGAAGAGGTATGA
- a CDS encoding 30S ribosomal protein S8, with protein MTLMDPLANALTNIRNNEIRGNVKCRITPASKLIGRVLRTMQKEGYIGEFEYVDDGRAGKFIVELEGNINQCGVIKPRHAVKKDEFEKFEKRYLPAKNFGIIIVSTPEGIMTHKEAKDRGIGGRLLAYVY; from the coding sequence GTGACTCTTATGGATCCTCTCGCAAACGCCCTGACCAACATAAGGAACAATGAGATACGGGGTAATGTCAAGTGCAGGATAACCCCCGCATCAAAGCTCATAGGGCGTGTGCTGAGAACAATGCAGAAGGAAGGCTACATCGGGGAATTCGAATACGTTGACGACGGCAGGGCCGGAAAATTCATCGTTGAACTTGAGGGAAACATAAACCAGTGTGGGGTTATAAAACCCAGACACGCTGTTAAGAAGGACGAATTCGAGAAATTTGAGAAAAGATATCTGCCAGCTAAAAACTTCGGGATAATAATCGTATCAACCCCTGAGGGAATAATGACCCATAAAGAGGCCAAGGACAGGGGTATCGGCGGTAGACTGCTGGCTTACGTCTACTAG
- a CDS encoding 50S ribosomal protein L32e, with translation MRKKFKRQEYARYKKLGEKWRRPRGKTSKMRRYEKGKPAMPAIGYRKPRDQRGLHPSGYEDILVSSMRELEELDPEKQAARIASTVGARKKTLMLEKARELGIKVLNP, from the coding sequence ATGAGGAAAAAATTTAAACGACAGGAATACGCCCGATACAAAAAACTGGGGGAAAAATGGAGGAGGCCCAGGGGTAAAACAAGTAAAATGAGAAGATATGAAAAGGGCAAACCTGCAATGCCTGCGATTGGCTACAGGAAGCCAAGGGACCAGAGGGGTCTCCACCCATCAGGATATGAGGACATCCTTGTTTCCAGCATGAGGGAACTTGAGGAACTGGACCCTGAAAAACAGGCTGCAAGGATAGCATCAACTGTGGGTGCCAGAAAGAAGACACTCATGCTTGAAAAGGCAAGGGAACTTGGCATAAAAGTTCTGAATCCATAA
- a CDS encoding 30S ribosomal protein S17 produces MVGIDVPEPKSKCSDPNCPFHGDLPLRGQILEGTVVSDKAERTVTVERSFYKFIRKYERYEKRKSKIKAHKPDCIDVRVGDTVKIAECRPLSKTKNFVVVEVKGEE; encoded by the coding sequence ATGGTCGGCATTGATGTTCCAGAACCTAAATCTAAATGTAGTGATCCTAACTGTCCTTTCCACGGGGACCTCCCATTGAGGGGTCAGATACTGGAAGGAACTGTCGTCAGTGACAAGGCAGAAAGGACAGTAACCGTTGAAAGGAGTTTCTACAAATTTATACGCAAATATGAGAGATACGAAAAGAGAAAATCCAAGATAAAGGCTCACAAACCTGACTGCATAGATGTCAGGGTAGGGGACACAGTGAAAATTGCTGAATGCAGACCCCTCAGCAAGACTAAGAACTTTGTAGTGGTCGAGGTGAAGGGGGAAGAGTAA
- the rplX gene encoding 50S ribosomal protein L24 codes for MSKQPRKQRKYIYEAPLHARRKMMSAALSRELREEYGRRSLPVRKGDKVEVLRGDFKGHEGKVEKVDLKRYRVYVEGATIQKVDGTSVYFPIHPSNIRIIDLNLDDEKRMKILERKG; via the coding sequence ATGTCAAAACAACCCAGAAAGCAGAGGAAATACATTTATGAAGCACCATTACACGCTCGTCGCAAGATGATGAGCGCAGCCCTAAGCAGGGAACTCAGGGAGGAATACGGTAGAAGGTCCCTGCCAGTGAGGAAGGGAGATAAGGTTGAGGTTCTCCGCGGTGACTTCAAGGGACACGAGGGTAAGGTGGAGAAGGTGGACCTCAAAAGGTACAGGGTCTACGTTGAGGGCGCCACAATACAGAAGGTGGACGGAACCTCAGTTTACTTCCCGATACACCCCTCAAACATCAGAATAATTGACCTCAACCTTGACGATGAGAAGAGAATGAAAATATTAGAACGGAAGGGATAA